The following coding sequences lie in one Longimicrobiaceae bacterium genomic window:
- a CDS encoding sugar phosphate nucleotidyltransferase, whose protein sequence is MKVVIPLAGKGTRLRPHTHVTPKPLLKVADKPVMSYILDDLRELGVHEAVVITGHLKEKVQQYMETEYPDFKAVYVEQPVQNGTAGAVELAEPYADDELLIIFVDTLFDADLSIVKTLPDDVAGVIWAKEVEDYQRFGVIVTDDEGNMREIIEKPSEPVSKFANIGLYYIRDHKLLFEGIHHVMSSKPGASGEYYLTDAFQYMVDHGAKIKTVAVEGWYDAGKPETLLETNLHVLSTSRGRSPAAKDGVTVHEPVHVADGVTLEDCEIGPNVTLSAGVTVRGSRLRDTIVGARSTIEGADLHDSLIGSEARVKGVKGQVDLGDHSVVEAGA, encoded by the coding sequence GTGAAAGTCGTCATCCCGCTGGCCGGCAAGGGCACGCGTCTTCGCCCGCACACGCACGTCACGCCCAAGCCGCTGCTGAAGGTGGCCGACAAGCCGGTGATGAGCTACATCCTGGACGACCTGCGCGAGCTGGGCGTGCACGAGGCGGTGGTGATCACGGGGCACCTCAAGGAGAAGGTGCAGCAGTACATGGAGACGGAGTACCCGGACTTCAAGGCCGTGTACGTGGAGCAGCCGGTGCAGAACGGCACCGCCGGCGCCGTGGAGCTGGCGGAGCCGTATGCCGACGACGAGCTGCTCATCATCTTCGTGGACACGCTGTTCGACGCCGACCTCTCCATCGTGAAGACGCTGCCGGACGACGTGGCGGGCGTGATCTGGGCCAAGGAGGTGGAGGACTACCAGCGCTTCGGCGTCATCGTGACCGACGACGAAGGCAATATGCGCGAGATCATCGAGAAGCCCAGCGAGCCCGTCAGCAAGTTCGCCAACATCGGGCTCTACTACATCCGCGACCACAAGCTGCTCTTCGAGGGCATCCACCACGTGATGAGCTCCAAGCCCGGGGCCTCGGGCGAGTACTACCTGACCGACGCGTTCCAGTACATGGTGGACCACGGCGCCAAGATCAAGACGGTGGCCGTGGAGGGCTGGTACGACGCAGGCAAGCCCGAGACGCTGCTGGAGACCAACCTGCACGTCCTCTCCACCTCGCGCGGCAGGAGCCCGGCCGCCAAGGACGGCGTGACGGTGCACGAGCCGGTGCACGTGGCAGACGGCGTGACGCTGGAGGACTGCGAGATCGGGCCCAACGTGACGCTCTCGGCCGGCGTGACGGTGCGGGGGAGCAGGCTGCGCGACACCATCGTGGGCGCCAGGTCCACCATCGAGGGCGCGGACCTGCACGACTCGCTCATCGGCAGCGAGGCGCGGGTGAAGGGCGTGAAGGGCCAGGTCGATCTCGGCGACCACTCCGTCGTCGAAGCCGGCGCGTAG
- the lon gene encoding endopeptidase La: MPTKPAATPEQPAPPALPERIPVLPIRSTIVFPMGATALQIGFAPNVEALLANPGRDQVVAIVATSDDDFPLDPATMQKVGVAVRVLDRLNLPGGTIQATLQGLRRLHLDDVRLEDAGYYTAAPRHVEETVPPAEVTDELVEKILNTLGGVAAKVERIPDEVPRVLRMNLSDPGRFADLAATLCNLKLPDRDDVLQALDVADRLRVVLAALEETWDRVRAIEDGTAGPEQPSEGQPRDRPAEIRRRIQALQAALGEVDPNERDANEALRRIERAQLPQRIAAIARREAERLRSSGTTATEATELRTYLDALVSIPWNRCAAKGGIDLAEVEKAIDEEHLGVDEAKQRLMEVIAVAELRGDLRGPIPCIVGPPGVGKRTLATAIARGLGRPFVRLELGGRGEGQLVGTRRNRSGAALGKIMAAIRDAGARDAVFLLEELDEVGLGSVEGDPVEALEEALDPDNRDEFVDQYLDAQFDLSDVFFIGTAADFYRIPRDLRNLFIEIRIAGYTPEEKIAIAREWLLPRIVAENGLAVEDVQVSDETLLFLTRGYARDAGVGNLRRSLAAVMRHLARRKAGGETAPWTIGTAMLEEILGYPRYSITPAESAPEVGVVTGLAWTASGGELMFIEALKMPGTGRLIITGLLGDVMRESVNAAFSYVRSRAEALGIPNEAFGDNDIHVHFPVGATPKDGPSAGAAVTLAIASSLSERPVRHDVSLTGEVTLRGKILEIGGLKEKVLAAYRAGLRRVILPTANRRDLRDVPADVREKMEFHFVDRMDEVLDMALLEHPVGTQYLKDDSARPSARPEKQAADAPRAMG, from the coding sequence ATGCCCACCAAGCCCGCCGCCACGCCCGAGCAGCCCGCGCCACCCGCGCTCCCGGAGCGCATCCCGGTGCTGCCCATCCGGAGCACCATCGTGTTCCCCATGGGCGCCACCGCGCTCCAGATCGGGTTCGCGCCCAACGTGGAGGCGCTGCTGGCCAACCCCGGCCGCGACCAGGTGGTGGCGATCGTGGCCACCAGCGACGACGACTTCCCGCTCGACCCCGCCACCATGCAGAAGGTGGGCGTGGCCGTGCGCGTGCTGGACCGGCTGAACCTGCCCGGCGGCACCATCCAGGCCACGCTCCAGGGCCTGCGCCGCCTGCACCTGGACGACGTGCGCCTGGAGGACGCCGGCTACTACACGGCCGCCCCCCGCCACGTGGAAGAGACCGTCCCGCCCGCCGAGGTGACGGACGAGCTGGTGGAGAAGATCCTGAACACGCTGGGCGGCGTGGCGGCCAAGGTCGAGCGCATCCCCGACGAGGTGCCGCGGGTGCTACGCATGAACCTGAGCGACCCCGGCCGCTTCGCAGACCTGGCCGCCACGCTCTGCAACCTGAAGCTGCCCGACCGCGACGACGTGCTCCAGGCGCTGGACGTGGCCGACCGGCTCCGCGTGGTGCTCGCCGCCCTGGAGGAGACGTGGGACCGCGTGCGCGCCATCGAGGACGGCACCGCCGGCCCCGAGCAGCCGTCCGAGGGCCAGCCGCGCGACCGCCCGGCCGAGATCCGCCGCCGCATCCAGGCGCTGCAGGCTGCGCTGGGCGAGGTGGACCCCAACGAGCGCGACGCCAACGAGGCGCTGCGCCGCATTGAGCGCGCGCAGCTTCCGCAGCGCATCGCGGCCATCGCCCGTCGCGAGGCCGAGCGGCTGCGCTCTTCGGGCACCACGGCGACCGAGGCGACCGAGCTGCGCACGTACCTCGACGCGCTGGTCTCCATCCCCTGGAACCGCTGCGCGGCCAAGGGCGGCATCGACCTGGCCGAGGTCGAGAAGGCGATCGACGAGGAGCACCTGGGCGTGGACGAGGCCAAGCAGCGGCTCATGGAGGTCATCGCCGTGGCCGAGCTGCGCGGCGACCTGCGCGGGCCGATCCCGTGCATCGTGGGCCCGCCGGGCGTGGGCAAGCGCACGCTCGCCACCGCCATCGCCCGCGGGCTGGGGCGCCCGTTCGTGCGCCTGGAGCTGGGCGGCCGCGGCGAGGGGCAGCTGGTGGGCACCCGCCGCAACCGCAGCGGCGCCGCGCTGGGGAAGATCATGGCCGCCATCCGCGACGCGGGCGCCAGGGACGCGGTGTTCCTGCTGGAGGAGCTGGACGAGGTGGGCCTCGGCTCGGTGGAGGGCGACCCCGTGGAGGCGCTGGAGGAGGCGCTGGACCCGGACAACCGCGACGAGTTCGTCGACCAGTACCTCGACGCGCAGTTCGACCTCTCCGACGTCTTCTTCATCGGCACCGCGGCGGACTTCTACCGCATCCCCCGCGACCTGCGGAACCTCTTCATCGAGATCCGCATCGCCGGCTACACGCCCGAGGAGAAGATCGCCATCGCGCGCGAGTGGCTGCTGCCCCGCATCGTGGCCGAGAACGGGCTGGCGGTAGAGGACGTGCAGGTCAGCGACGAGACGCTGCTCTTCCTCACCCGCGGCTACGCGCGCGACGCGGGCGTGGGCAACCTGCGCCGCTCGCTGGCCGCCGTCATGCGCCACCTGGCCCGCCGCAAGGCCGGGGGCGAGACCGCGCCGTGGACCATCGGCACGGCGATGCTCGAGGAGATATTGGGCTACCCGCGCTACAGCATCACCCCGGCCGAGAGCGCGCCCGAGGTGGGCGTGGTCACCGGCCTGGCGTGGACCGCCTCCGGCGGCGAGCTGATGTTCATCGAGGCGCTGAAGATGCCGGGCACCGGGCGCCTCATCATCACCGGCCTGCTGGGCGACGTGATGCGCGAGTCGGTGAACGCCGCGTTCAGCTACGTGCGCTCACGGGCCGAGGCGCTGGGCATCCCCAACGAGGCGTTCGGCGACAACGACATCCACGTGCACTTCCCGGTGGGCGCCACGCCCAAGGACGGCCCCTCGGCCGGCGCGGCGGTCACGCTCGCCATCGCCTCGTCGCTCAGCGAGCGCCCGGTGCGGCACGACGTGTCGCTCACCGGCGAGGTCACGCTGCGCGGCAAGATCCTGGAGATCGGCGGGCTCAAGGAGAAGGTGCTGGCCGCGTACCGCGCCGGCCTGCGCCGCGTGATCCTGCCCACGGCCAACCGCCGCGACCTGCGCGACGTGCCGGCCGACGTGCGCGAGAAGATGGAGTTCCACTTCGTGGACCGCATGGACGAGGTGCTGGACATGGCGCTGCTGGAGCACCCGGTGGGCACGCAGTACCTCAAGGACGACTCCGCCCGCCCCTCCGCCCGCCCGGAGAAGCAGGCGGCCGACGCCCCGCGCGCCATGGGCTGA
- a CDS encoding bacterial transcriptional activator domain-containing protein yields MTDGFSLRILGAPALVCRGVPCAAGLRRKDLALLVYLRVEHGRAHPRARLAALLWGETDEDRARHSLTQALGRVQKVLGSAAMGFEHDAVRWTAPLPCDLDWMEGDAHPACSAGWTAAFLDGFGAGAGARDFEEWADGARERVRRAQGALLEGWGAAAEAAGEWEAAWRLADRAVAVDRLREQAHRRLMRALAARGEANLALRHYQDFAAWLDEEIGGAPDAETTALARELRTSVARPAVLERIPEPRIPPVALADVAPLLDTVDAPLPEDAALSHTSSLPRTPAITPQRSAAEGFAAVEEDAEHSGDEHTRDADDVDAARAAEDRRDAADTHFTTLSGRAAGTEGTDDLQPRADPVRRFRTVHAVATALLMLAVVALPLALHRGSGAAEMRDAPAVAPPGYGEVIRVAGHAAAYLFMGDTVYEYPDSATLRACTGGWPDVAREVPTLPRLPRRVLPSVNDRPWMGSATPIVSDHPSDKTAYVAVGCVRVGIPNPPTFESIFGHGGWDRMIEVPDSVVHSLPRLFVARGHPVRPAGTLLRSRDGRVRWILFHGGAADASPRALAAHCRAPSDALAATDAEFNYYRPHRRILTSSGPCAPTRTASTNQD; encoded by the coding sequence TTGACCGACGGATTTTCCCTCCGCATCCTGGGCGCGCCCGCGCTGGTGTGCCGCGGCGTGCCTTGCGCCGCCGGGCTGCGGCGCAAGGACCTGGCGCTGCTGGTCTACCTGCGCGTGGAGCACGGCCGGGCGCATCCGCGCGCGCGCCTGGCGGCCTTGCTGTGGGGAGAGACCGACGAGGACCGCGCGCGGCACTCGCTCACTCAGGCGCTGGGCCGCGTGCAGAAGGTGCTGGGGAGCGCCGCGATGGGCTTCGAGCACGATGCCGTGCGCTGGACGGCGCCGCTGCCGTGCGACCTGGACTGGATGGAGGGAGATGCGCACCCGGCCTGCTCCGCCGGGTGGACGGCCGCGTTCCTCGACGGGTTCGGGGCAGGCGCGGGGGCGCGCGACTTCGAGGAGTGGGCCGACGGCGCGCGCGAGCGGGTGCGGCGGGCGCAGGGCGCGCTGCTGGAGGGGTGGGGCGCGGCTGCGGAGGCCGCAGGCGAGTGGGAAGCGGCGTGGCGGCTGGCGGACCGGGCCGTGGCGGTGGACCGGCTGCGCGAGCAGGCCCACCGCCGCCTCATGCGCGCGCTGGCCGCACGCGGCGAGGCGAACCTGGCGCTGCGCCACTACCAGGACTTCGCCGCCTGGCTGGACGAGGAGATCGGCGGCGCCCCCGACGCGGAGACCACCGCCCTCGCCCGCGAGCTCCGCACCTCCGTTGCCAGGCCCGCCGTCCTCGAGAGAATCCCGGAGCCGCGCATCCCGCCTGTGGCGCTGGCGGACGTCGCTCCGCTTCTCGACACGGTAGATGCACCGCTGCCGGAAGATGCGGCGCTTTCTCACACGTCGTCTCTACCCAGGACGCCTGCCATCACGCCTCAAAGGTCAGCGGCCGAAGGGTTCGCCGCTGTGGAGGAAGATGCGGAGCACTCCGGAGATGAGCATACCCGAGATGCGGATGATGTAGACGCGGCGCGAGCGGCCGAAGATCGAAGGGATGCAGCGGATACGCACTTCACCACGCTCTCCGGGCGCGCAGCCGGGACGGAAGGCACGGACGATCTGCAGCCACGTGCCGATCCGGTGCGGCGATTCCGCACCGTCCACGCCGTTGCGACGGCTCTGCTGATGCTGGCGGTGGTCGCCCTGCCGCTCGCCTTGCATCGGGGGAGCGGTGCGGCGGAGATGCGGGATGCGCCGGCGGTGGCGCCGCCCGGCTACGGCGAGGTGATCCGGGTCGCGGGGCACGCCGCGGCGTACCTGTTCATGGGCGACACCGTGTACGAGTACCCGGACTCGGCCACGCTGCGGGCGTGCACGGGCGGCTGGCCCGACGTGGCGCGCGAGGTGCCCACTCTGCCGCGGCTGCCGCGCCGCGTCCTTCCGTCGGTGAACGACCGGCCGTGGATGGGCAGCGCCACGCCCATCGTCTCCGACCACCCCAGCGACAAGACCGCGTACGTGGCGGTGGGGTGCGTGCGTGTGGGCATCCCGAACCCGCCCACGTTCGAGAGCATCTTCGGGCATGGCGGGTGGGACCGGATGATCGAGGTGCCGGACTCCGTGGTGCACAGCCTGCCGCGCCTGTTCGTCGCGCGCGGGCACCCGGTGCGCCCCGCGGGCACGCTCCTGCGCAGCCGCGACGGCCGCGTGCGCTGGATCCTCTTCCACGGTGGCGCTGCG